One genomic segment of Pseudomonas sp. p1(2021b) includes these proteins:
- a CDS encoding C39 family peptidase, giving the protein MRAVLLAALMFLAGLVEATQMPIAAMPGGTLVYKPVQSIRERRFADLVQQKTDFSCGAAALATILKQAYWLDVDESQVIEGMLAHADPDLVKVQGFSMLDMKRYVESIGMRARGYRVEADSLHRVSIPVVVLMDIRGYKHFVVLQRINRGWVYIGDPVLGHKRYKFDDFVKGWNGIIFAVIGPGYDKANALLDPPAPVTARNRINGFYPVDDAQLMEFGFIQSDFF; this is encoded by the coding sequence CACGCAGATGCCGATCGCGGCGATGCCAGGCGGGACCTTGGTGTACAAGCCGGTACAGAGCATCCGCGAGCGTCGCTTCGCCGACCTGGTGCAACAGAAGACCGATTTCAGCTGCGGCGCCGCCGCCCTGGCCACCATCCTCAAGCAAGCCTATTGGCTCGATGTCGATGAAAGCCAGGTCATCGAAGGCATGCTCGCCCACGCCGACCCGGACCTGGTCAAGGTCCAGGGCTTTTCCATGCTGGACATGAAGCGCTACGTGGAAAGCATCGGCATGCGTGCCCGGGGCTACCGGGTCGAGGCCGACAGCCTGCACCGGGTGAGCATTCCGGTGGTGGTGCTGATGGACATTCGTGGCTACAAGCACTTCGTCGTGCTCCAGCGCATCAACCGGGGCTGGGTGTACATCGGCGACCCGGTGCTGGGCCATAAGCGCTACAAATTCGACGATTTCGTCAAAGGCTGGAACGGCATCATCTTCGCCGTCATCGGCCCCGGCTACGACAAGGCCAACGCCCTGCTCGACCCACCGGCTCCGGTCACCGCCAGGAACCGCATCAATGGGTTCTACCCGGTGGACGATGCCCAATTGATGGAATTCGGGTTCATCCAGAGCGACTTCTTCTAG